In Novosphingobium sp. RL4, the sequence CGTCGCTGACCCGGCCGAGCCGCAGGCCGGCGATACCGCCGAGATGCGCGGTCAGGTGGAAGAACAGCCGGTCCACCGCATAGAGATACTCCGAGACCTCCTCCACCAGCACGACATGCTTGGCCAGCCCCGGCATCAGCCGCGTGCCGCACAGCATCGCGAGAGTCATGAGGTTGAAGGCGACTCGCGGGTGGCCATCCCCGCTCGGCTCCAAGCCCGAGGCATCGCCCGAAAGAAAGGCCAGCGCGCGCCGAACCGCATCCGCACCGCCCGCGCGCCGGATATCGGCCAGCATCGGCCCATGGACCGGCTTACCGATCCGCGCGCGATAGAGCCCGCCCAGCAGATAGCCTGCATCGGAATAACCGAGGAACGTCTTGTCCTGCGCCTCGTGCGAGAACCGGGCGAGAGCGGCTTCGGCCACGCGGCAGGCGCCATAGCCGCCGCGCGCGAACCACACCGCGTCCACCGAGGGATCGTTGGCGCATTCCACCAGAGCCTCGATCCGCCGCGCGTCGCTGCCGGCGAAATGGCCATCCACTTCGAAGCACTGATCGTGGATCACAAGCTCCGCATCGGGGAACTCCTCAGCCGCGAGAGCGACGACGGCTTCCGCATCCTCGCGGGTGATCGGGGTGGACGGTGCACAAACTGCGATACGGGTCATGGCTCCTTCCTATCGAGGTTGTCAGGACGAACAAGGCCGCATACCGAAGCGTCATGACTTCCGATCACGATCTCACCTCTCATCCCTGGTTCTTCTGCGGCATCGGCGGATCTGGCATGTTGCCGCTCGCGCTGATCCTTCGGGGACACGGCGCGCAGGTCGCGGGATCGGACCGCAGCCGAGATCAGGGCCGCACGCCTGAAAAGTTCGCATGGCTGGAAAGCCTTGGCTTCGAACTGCACCCGCAGGACGGCAGCGGCATTACCGGCGCGGAACAAACGCTGGTCGCCTCGGCGGCAGTGGAAGACACGGTGCCGGAAGTGGTGCGCGCGCAAGAGTTCGGCTGCCCGCGCATGAGCCGCGCGCAGCTTCTCGCCACCCTGTTCAATGCCGCACCCTTCGGGATCGCCATCGGCGGCACCTCGGGCAAGTCGACCGTCACCGGCATGACAGGCTGGATCATGACCCATGCGGGCTGCGATCCCACGATCATGAACGGCGCGGTGATGAAGAACTTCGCCTCGCCCGATGCACCTTTCGCCAGTGCCCGGGTTGGTCAGGGCGAAGTCTTCGTTTCGGAAGTGGACGAGAGCGACGGCTCCATCGCGCTCTATCGCCCGAAAGTGGCGGTGCTGGGCAACGTCAGCCTCGACCACAAGAGCCTTGAGGAACTGCGCCAGCTTTTCGGCGACTTCCTTGGCCGTGCGGATGTATCCGCGATCAATCTCGACGATGCGGAAACCGCTGCCCTCGCCCCCCACGCCAAGGCGCTGGTGACGTTCGGCATTTCATCGCCGGACGCGCAGATCGGCGCCGTCGATGTAGTCGAAGGGCCGACGTCACTGACTGCCGTGGTGCTGGATCGCCGCGACGGGACTTCGCACGCGCTGGCATTGAAGGTGCCGGGTCGCCACAACCTCTACAACGCGCTCGCCGCCATCGCCGCGGCCAATGCCGCCGGTGTTTCGGTGGCCGAGGGGGTAGAGGCGCTGGGCAGTTTCGCAGGGCTTGCCCGCCGGTTCGATATCGTCGGCACTTCGCCATCGGGCGTGACGGTGATCGACGATTTCGGCCATAACCCGGACAAGGTCTCGGCCACGCTGGCAACGCTCAAGGCGCATCCGGGCCGCGTTATCGCCTTCTTCCAGCCGCACGGCTACGGCCCGCTCAAGCAGATGGGCCATGAACTGGCGCATGTGCTGGCCACCAGGCTGGGGCCAAACGATATGACGATCCTGTGCGATCCGGTCTATTTCGGCGGCACCGTGGACCGCTCCGAGGGCAGCGAGCGCATCGTGCGCCTGATCGAGGCCGATGGCGGAGCAAATGGACCAGGGGCCGAATACGTGCCCTCTCGCGAGAACTGCGCCAGCCGCATCGTCGAGATCGCCAAGCCGGGCGACCGTGTGGTCGTGATGGGCGCGCGCGACGATACTCTGACAGTCTTCGCGAAAGACCTGCTCGCAAGACTGTGAAACACCGCCCCGGCTCTGTCCGGGGCGATGTATGACCCAATCAGTGCGCCGTGCCGCGCGCCTTTGCGATCAGATGCACCACGATCGCGATCACCGCGCCCAGCACCAGCCCGACCACGGCCGAAGCCAGGGCATAACCGAGCCAGCCCAGCACGCCGCCGAGCGGCCCGCCCAGCACGGCCAGCCAATGCTCGACACCATGGGCAAGATGGGCGGGACCGGGAACGCCCAGTTCTTCCAGCCCGTGCAGGATGATCCCGCCGCCGACCCACAGCATCGCCAGCGTACCCACAGACGCAAGGACCGTCAGCACCTTGGGCATGCCGGTAACGAGCATGCGTCCGAAAGCCTGCGTGCCTTTGCCCTGCTTCCTGGCGAGGTGCAGGCCGATGTCGTCCATTTTCACGATCAGCGCGACAGCGCCGTAGACACCCGCCGTGATGAGAATGCCGACCAGCGCCAGCGCCACGGCCCGCGCCAGCAGCGAACTGTCCGCCACTTCCGCAAGGGCGATGGCCATGATCTCCGCCGAGAGGATCAGGTCCGTGCGGATCGCACCGGACACGCGCGCCTGCTCGAAGCTCGCCGCGTCGGCAACCGGCTCTTCCAACGTCTCACCGTGATGCGCGCCGCCGAACTTCTCGATAACTTTCTCGGCGCCTTCGAACGCGAGATACGCACCGCCCAGCATCAGGATCGGGGTGATGAGCCAGGGCAGGAATGCGCTCAGCAGCAGCGCGATCGGCAGCAGGATGAACAGCTTGTTCCGCAAGCTGCCCTTGGTGATCTTCCAGATGATCGGCAGTTCGCGCTCGGGCGTGAAGTCCGTGACATAGCCCGGCGTAACCGCTGCGTCGTCAATCACAACGCCTGCCGCCTTGCTGCCGGCCTTGGCGACGCCCAGCCCCACATCGTCGAGCGAAGCTGCGGCGGCGCGGGCGATTACCGCGACGTCATCTAGAAGAGCTACGAGGCCGGAAGCCATCTGGAAGGAAATCCCCTGTTTGAATGATGCCCGCAGCCATGCGGGCGAAACTATCCGCGATCAAGCGAAAGCGGACAAAGTCGTGCCCATGAAAGGGCTTATCATGAGCATGGCCACACATGCCCCGGCCTTTTCACATCCGGCCCCTTAATGCTCCCCTCCCCCCAACCGTTCTCAGCCTTGTCCGGAAGATCACTTCCAAACTCCTGACAATCTCTTGAAAATCTGGGGAAACACCATGTCCGTCATCAATACCAACATCAGCGCCCTGCGCGCTTCGAACGCCTCCATCGCCGCCAACAAGACCCTTGGCACCGCCATGGAGCGCCTCTCCACCGGCAAGCGCATCAACTCCGCCAAGGACGACGCCGCCGGTCTCGCCATCTCGACCTCGATGACGGCGCAAGTCCGCGGTATGAGCCAGGGCATCCGCAACGCCAATGACGGCATCTCGCTTGCCCAGACCGCCGACGGCGCGCTTTCGGAAGTGTCGAACATGCTCCAGCGGGTTCGCGAACTGGCCATCCAGTCCGCCTCGGGCACCTATCAGGACAGCGACCGCAACGCGATGCAGCAGGAAGTCACCGCGCTGACCGATCAGATCGACGATATCCTCACGCAGACCACCTTCAACGGCAACACCCTCTTCGCCACTACCGGCAGCGACGTCACCTTCGACATCCAGACCGGCGCCAATTCGGGCGAGACGGTTACGCTGACCTCCACCATGATCGACGGCAGCAATCTCGACGCCTCGGCGCTCGACGTATCGACCAGCACCGCAGCCTCGGACACGCTCGACTTCATCGACGACGCCCTGGAAGACGTGAACCAGACCCGCGCCTCGCTCGGCGCCGGGCAGAACCGCCTCGAATCCGCGATCAACAACCTGACCAACAATGTCACCAACCTGTCGGACGCCCGCTCGCGGATCGAGGATGCAGACTACTCGCTGGAAACCACGCAAATGGCCAAGGCGCAGATCCTCAGCCAGGCATCCACCGCGATGATCGCCCAGGCCAACCAGGCCCAGCAGAACGTCATGAGCCTGCTGCGCTGACGATCCGATAGCCCGACAGGGTCGCAAACAGACGGCGGGCCGGAAGGTCCGCCGTCTTTCGTCAGAACTCGACGTCGAGTTCCTCGATATCCTCGGGTTCGGCATGTGCCGCAGCGATCCACTCCGCCATCGGCGACCACTTCTCGATCGTCTCGCAATAGGCGCGGAGCTGGCCCGACATCGGCACTGCATAAGTGATGAAGCGCCGTGTCACCGGCGCATACATGGCATCGGCGATCGTCGGCTTCTTTCCGAACAGGAAAGGCCCCCGATAGGTATCGAGGCAATCTTGCCAGATCGTCTCGATCCGTTCGATATCGGGCCGGGCACCGGAGAAGATCGGGAAACTCTCGTGCCGGACCTTGAGATTCATGGGCAATGCCGACCGCAGGTTGGTGAAGCCGGAATGGATCTCGCCGGAAATCGACCGACAATGTGCCCGCGCAATGGCGTCTTCGGGAAGGAGGCCCGCGTCGGGGAACTTCTCGTTGAGATATTCGGCGATTGCCAGGGTATCCCACACGCTCGCGCCATCATGGCTTAGCCGGGGCACCAGCACCGAGGGCGACAGCAGTAACAGTTCGGCACGGTTCGCCGCATCGTTGAGCACCTGCTTCTCTTCGATATCCAGACCTGCAAGCCGGCACAGCAGCCAGCCCCTCAGCGACCATGCGGAATATGTCTTGCTGGAAATCGTCAGCTGCGCCGGTGCCGAGTCGCTCATGAGTCATGTCCTTGCAGCGTGCTTTTGCTTGCATCAGCTTATGATGCAGCGCAGCATGAATCCAGTGCGGATTGCATCTCCGCCGCCGAATCGCCCACCTGCTTATCAGCCTCTCGATCCCTCGAAACGCATTTGTCACAGGGGACCAGTACGAATGCTTTACCAGGCGTACCAGACCTGCTCCGACATGCTGGCACCGGCCCGAATGGCCGCGCAGGCCGCCACCGGATTCCGCGACCGCTATCTTGGCGGAGCGCAGGATATGCCTTGGTTCAGGCGGTTCTTTGCGCTGGCCGAAGTGTTCGACAAGGCAACCATAACGCACCAGCGCCCCGCCTACGGTAT encodes:
- a CDS encoding LD-carboxypeptidase, with amino-acid sequence MTRIAVCAPSTPITREDAEAVVALAAEEFPDAELVIHDQCFEVDGHFAGSDARRIEALVECANDPSVDAVWFARGGYGACRVAEAALARFSHEAQDKTFLGYSDAGYLLGGLYRARIGKPVHGPMLADIRRAGGADAVRRALAFLSGDASGLEPSGDGHPRVAFNLMTLAMLCGTRLMPGLAKHVVLVEEVSEYLYAVDRLFFHLTAHLGGIAGLRLGRVSDVPENDRPFGIEAEEIARHWCEHHSIPFLGSADIGHDAANRIVPFGLAGNAEGQ
- a CDS encoding glutathione S-transferase, encoding MSDSAPAQLTISSKTYSAWSLRGWLLCRLAGLDIEEKQVLNDAANRAELLLLSPSVLVPRLSHDGASVWDTLAIAEYLNEKFPDAGLLPEDAIARAHCRSISGEIHSGFTNLRSALPMNLKVRHESFPIFSGARPDIERIETIWQDCLDTYRGPFLFGKKPTIADAMYAPVTRRFITYAVPMSGQLRAYCETIEKWSPMAEWIAAAHAEPEDIEELDVEF
- a CDS encoding glutamate ligase domain-containing protein; translated protein: MTSDHDLTSHPWFFCGIGGSGMLPLALILRGHGAQVAGSDRSRDQGRTPEKFAWLESLGFELHPQDGSGITGAEQTLVASAAVEDTVPEVVRAQEFGCPRMSRAQLLATLFNAAPFGIAIGGTSGKSTVTGMTGWIMTHAGCDPTIMNGAVMKNFASPDAPFASARVGQGEVFVSEVDESDGSIALYRPKVAVLGNVSLDHKSLEELRQLFGDFLGRADVSAINLDDAETAALAPHAKALVTFGISSPDAQIGAVDVVEGPTSLTAVVLDRRDGTSHALALKVPGRHNLYNALAAIAAANAAGVSVAEGVEALGSFAGLARRFDIVGTSPSGVTVIDDFGHNPDKVSATLATLKAHPGRVIAFFQPHGYGPLKQMGHELAHVLATRLGPNDMTILCDPVYFGGTVDRSEGSERIVRLIEADGGANGPGAEYVPSRENCASRIVEIAKPGDRVVVMGARDDTLTVFAKDLLARL
- a CDS encoding DUF808 domain-containing protein, giving the protein MASGLVALLDDVAVIARAAAASLDDVGLGVAKAGSKAAGVVIDDAAVTPGYVTDFTPERELPIIWKITKGSLRNKLFILLPIALLLSAFLPWLITPILMLGGAYLAFEGAEKVIEKFGGAHHGETLEEPVADAASFEQARVSGAIRTDLILSAEIMAIALAEVADSSLLARAVALALVGILITAGVYGAVALIVKMDDIGLHLARKQGKGTQAFGRMLVTGMPKVLTVLASVGTLAMLWVGGGIILHGLEELGVPGPAHLAHGVEHWLAVLGGPLGGVLGWLGYALASAVVGLVLGAVIAIVVHLIAKARGTAH
- a CDS encoding flagellin, producing MSVINTNISALRASNASIAANKTLGTAMERLSTGKRINSAKDDAAGLAISTSMTAQVRGMSQGIRNANDGISLAQTADGALSEVSNMLQRVRELAIQSASGTYQDSDRNAMQQEVTALTDQIDDILTQTTFNGNTLFATTGSDVTFDIQTGANSGETVTLTSTMIDGSNLDASALDVSTSTAASDTLDFIDDALEDVNQTRASLGAGQNRLESAINNLTNNVTNLSDARSRIEDADYSLETTQMAKAQILSQASTAMIAQANQAQQNVMSLLR